One window of Hoplias malabaricus isolate fHopMal1 chromosome 16, fHopMal1.hap1, whole genome shotgun sequence genomic DNA carries:
- the rrp36 gene encoding ribosomal RNA processing protein 36 homolog isoform X1, producing the protein MKCSGKLQLTPLILAITSASHFPQAEDLGPSKPGQPDTPTVSSPELPCMMASKKKQKMLCDDAVQNQTNKKSKKSHALTKRLSKVDDNSINGEEDALEMERNFVLFSKKNSVQAPKKHKRELGCENVEEDEKTEEEDNVNAELYPESSSDVSGSDGDDACDNDSDSKPQEENSICAKFDTSSDLQKGLSSMSFEEIMSLQNNVGTKAFNKIVHGTSKRKQTTGTVKRVNKHRPEEISAKKHVPFLRKVVSVKKTTFRDPRFDDLSGEFRPETFKQTYKFIDDIRKQEAWIVKKKLKNVKSEGKKEQLKFLLKRMENQERARRRLEQQREKELEFKKKQKELVGQGHRPFYLKKSDKKKLELAEKYNALKKSGTLENFLSKKRKRNAIKDRRKMPYHHKKN; encoded by the exons ATGAAGTGCAGTGGCAAATTACAGCTAACCCCTTTAATCCTGGCCATCACCTCTGCCAGTCATTTCCCTCAGGCAGAAGACTTGGGGCCATCAAAACCAGGACAACCAGACACACCAACCGTTTCTTCCCCAGAG CTCCCATGCATGATGGCTtccaagaaaaaacaaaaaatgctttgtgatGATGCAGtgcaaaaccaaacaaataagAAGTCAAAAAAATCACATGCATTAACAAAAAGACTATCCAAAGTGGATGATAACAGTATCAATGGTGAAGAAGATGCATTGGAGATGGAGAGAAACTTTGTGTTGTTCAGTAAAAAGAACTCTGTGCAAgcaccaaaaaaacacaaacgtgAATTGGGATGTGAAAATGTTGAGGAAGATGAGAAAACTGAGGAGGAAgataatgtaaatgctgaacTGTACCCAGagagcagtagtgatgtgtCTGGGTCTGATGGTGATGATGCCTGTGATAATGACAGTGATTCAAAACCACAAGAGGAAAACAGCATATGTGCAAAGTTTGACACAAGCAGTGACCTACAAAAAG gacTATCATCAATGTCTTTCGAAGAGATTATGAGTCTACAAAACAACGTGGGCACCAAAGCATTTAATAAGATTGTGCATGGGACATCGAAGCGCAAGCAGACTACAGGAACTGTGAAACGAGTGAATAAGCACAG ACCTGAAGAGATTTCTGCTAAAAAGCATGTTCCTTTTCTCAGAAAAGTAGTATCTGTGAAGAAAACT acttTTAGGGATCCTCGTTTTGATGACTTATCTGGTGAATTCAGGCCAGAAACATTTAAGCAGACTTACAAATTCATTGATGATATCAGGAAACAAGAAGCATGG ATAGTGAAGAAAAAGTTGAAGAATGTAAAATCAGAAGGCAAAAAAGAACAATTAAAGTTTTTGCTTAAGAGAATG GAGAACCAAGAACGTGCCCGGCGAAGACTAGAAcaacagagggagaaagaactTGAGTTTaagaagaaacagaaagagctTGTAGGCCAGGGACACAGACCTTTCTACCTGAAGAAGT CGGATAAGAAGAAACTAGAATTGGCAGAGAAGTACAACGCACTGAAAAAGAGTGGGACTCTCGAGAACTTCTTGAGCAAGAAACGGAAGCGCAATGCCATTAAAGATCGCAGGAAAATGCCCTATCATCACAAGAAAAACTGA
- the rrp36 gene encoding ribosomal RNA processing protein 36 homolog isoform X2, translating to MMASKKKQKMLCDDAVQNQTNKKSKKSHALTKRLSKVDDNSINGEEDALEMERNFVLFSKKNSVQAPKKHKRELGCENVEEDEKTEEEDNVNAELYPESSSDVSGSDGDDACDNDSDSKPQEENSICAKFDTSSDLQKGLSSMSFEEIMSLQNNVGTKAFNKIVHGTSKRKQTTGTVKRVNKHRPEEISAKKHVPFLRKVVSVKKTTFRDPRFDDLSGEFRPETFKQTYKFIDDIRKQEAWIVKKKLKNVKSEGKKEQLKFLLKRMENQERARRRLEQQREKELEFKKKQKELVGQGHRPFYLKKSDKKKLELAEKYNALKKSGTLENFLSKKRKRNAIKDRRKMPYHHKKN from the exons ATGATGGCTtccaagaaaaaacaaaaaatgctttgtgatGATGCAGtgcaaaaccaaacaaataagAAGTCAAAAAAATCACATGCATTAACAAAAAGACTATCCAAAGTGGATGATAACAGTATCAATGGTGAAGAAGATGCATTGGAGATGGAGAGAAACTTTGTGTTGTTCAGTAAAAAGAACTCTGTGCAAgcaccaaaaaaacacaaacgtgAATTGGGATGTGAAAATGTTGAGGAAGATGAGAAAACTGAGGAGGAAgataatgtaaatgctgaacTGTACCCAGagagcagtagtgatgtgtCTGGGTCTGATGGTGATGATGCCTGTGATAATGACAGTGATTCAAAACCACAAGAGGAAAACAGCATATGTGCAAAGTTTGACACAAGCAGTGACCTACAAAAAG gacTATCATCAATGTCTTTCGAAGAGATTATGAGTCTACAAAACAACGTGGGCACCAAAGCATTTAATAAGATTGTGCATGGGACATCGAAGCGCAAGCAGACTACAGGAACTGTGAAACGAGTGAATAAGCACAG ACCTGAAGAGATTTCTGCTAAAAAGCATGTTCCTTTTCTCAGAAAAGTAGTATCTGTGAAGAAAACT acttTTAGGGATCCTCGTTTTGATGACTTATCTGGTGAATTCAGGCCAGAAACATTTAAGCAGACTTACAAATTCATTGATGATATCAGGAAACAAGAAGCATGG ATAGTGAAGAAAAAGTTGAAGAATGTAAAATCAGAAGGCAAAAAAGAACAATTAAAGTTTTTGCTTAAGAGAATG GAGAACCAAGAACGTGCCCGGCGAAGACTAGAAcaacagagggagaaagaactTGAGTTTaagaagaaacagaaagagctTGTAGGCCAGGGACACAGACCTTTCTACCTGAAGAAGT CGGATAAGAAGAAACTAGAATTGGCAGAGAAGTACAACGCACTGAAAAAGAGTGGGACTCTCGAGAACTTCTTGAGCAAGAAACGGAAGCGCAATGCCATTAAAGATCGCAGGAAAATGCCCTATCATCACAAGAAAAACTGA
- the pigx gene encoding phosphatidylinositol-glycan biosynthesis class X protein isoform X2, protein MLVLYFALVLFSLCPCDASQEAVDICGLSYTWFNSVDISATVSKKGFHRELLYKVRHVPTPHFLKALLIQRMPKGVYMDQYELASMREDTGLQVFLDSSVHLEDPSYMSTCFTALIYLSPANGHPGLLEAVVPFHGRYHRPSDSGGWEIVTIKQPKLLLFPESCEKLTPSEPHHIVKAPCTVHNQSLCSWLEIKGLQDPYLVTLQIPVGNFSLTLLVCAGTMLTSLLCCALLFRIIWTHGITRNSGRQPKNVRFS, encoded by the exons ATGCTAGTTTTATATTTTGCACTCGTTTTGTTCAGCTTATGCCCTTGTGATGCTTCACAGGAAG ctGTGGACATTTGTGGGCTTTCATATACCTGGTTTAACTCAGTAGACATATCAGCGACGGTTAGCAAAAAGGGATTTCACAG AGAACTTTTGTATAAAGTTCGGCATGTTCCCACACCTCATTTTCTAAAAGCACTGCTCATTCAGCGAATGCCCAAGGGAGTTTACATGGACCAATATGAGCTTGCATCTATGAGAGAAGATACAGGATTACAG GTATTTCTGGATTCATCTGTTCATCTTGAAGACCCATCCTATATGTCCACTTGTTTTACTGCCTTGATCTACCTCAGCCCGGCAAATGGGCATCCAGGTCTTCTAGAAGCAGTTGTTCCTTTCCATGGCCGTTATCACAGGCCATCAGATTCAGGTGGATGGGAAATTGTGACCATCAAGCAACCTAAGCTGCTGCTTTTTCCAGAAAGCT GTGAAAAATTAACCCCAAGTGAACCTCACCATATTGTCAAGGCCCCATGCACAGTACATAACCAGAGTTTGTGTTCTTGGCTGGAGATCAAAGGGTTGCAG gaTCCATACTTGGTAACTCTACAGATTCCAGTGGGCAatttctctcttactctcctGGTTTGTGCAGGAACGATGCTGACATCCCTGCTTTGTTGTGCTCTTCTCTTTAGAATTATATGGACTCATGGAATCACCAGAAATTCTGGCAGGCAACCAAAAAATGTGAGATTCTCATAG
- the pigx gene encoding phosphatidylinositol-glycan biosynthesis class X protein isoform X1, whose product MLVLYFALVLFSLCPCDASQEAVDICGLSYTWFNSVDISATVSKKGFHRELLYKVRHVPTPHFLKALLIQRMPKGVYMDQYELASMREDTGLQVFLDSSVHLEDPSYMSTCFTALIYLSPANGHPGLLEAVVPFHGRYHRPSDSGGWEIVTIKQPKLLLFPESSGEKLTPSEPHHIVKAPCTVHNQSLCSWLEIKGLQDPYLVTLQIPVGNFSLTLLVCAGTMLTSLLCCALLFRIIWTHGITRNSGRQPKNVRFS is encoded by the exons ATGCTAGTTTTATATTTTGCACTCGTTTTGTTCAGCTTATGCCCTTGTGATGCTTCACAGGAAG ctGTGGACATTTGTGGGCTTTCATATACCTGGTTTAACTCAGTAGACATATCAGCGACGGTTAGCAAAAAGGGATTTCACAG AGAACTTTTGTATAAAGTTCGGCATGTTCCCACACCTCATTTTCTAAAAGCACTGCTCATTCAGCGAATGCCCAAGGGAGTTTACATGGACCAATATGAGCTTGCATCTATGAGAGAAGATACAGGATTACAG GTATTTCTGGATTCATCTGTTCATCTTGAAGACCCATCCTATATGTCCACTTGTTTTACTGCCTTGATCTACCTCAGCCCGGCAAATGGGCATCCAGGTCTTCTAGAAGCAGTTGTTCCTTTCCATGGCCGTTATCACAGGCCATCAGATTCAGGTGGATGGGAAATTGTGACCATCAAGCAACCTAAGCTGCTGCTTTTTCCAGAAAGCT CAGGTGAAAAATTAACCCCAAGTGAACCTCACCATATTGTCAAGGCCCCATGCACAGTACATAACCAGAGTTTGTGTTCTTGGCTGGAGATCAAAGGGTTGCAG gaTCCATACTTGGTAACTCTACAGATTCCAGTGGGCAatttctctcttactctcctGGTTTGTGCAGGAACGATGCTGACATCCCTGCTTTGTTGTGCTCTTCTCTTTAGAATTATATGGACTCATGGAATCACCAGAAATTCTGGCAGGCAACCAAAAAATGTGAGATTCTCATAG
- the cep19 gene encoding centrosomal protein of 19 kDa, translating into MSVKAVQCGIKFDPPSIILIYKTEDRGKARKRVIPVRNFSQYSDCNRSAERLKHNFRHAQYLESVPLAQLERLHIVLRDHLRGLSIEESLAIQRSSDPHKEDLNKLSDEELSRRKAQMDVLFECNRRHKDDPDFVYDLEVKFPEKSVQEPCSWDEDQSDDGF; encoded by the exons ATGTCTGTAAAGGCAGTGCAGTGTGGGATTAAGTTTGATCCACCTTCCATTATCCTCATATACAAAACTGAAGACAGAGGAAAGGCCAGAAAAAGAGTTATCCCAGTGAGGAACTTCTCTCAGTACTCAG ACTGCAACAGGTCTGCAGAACGACTGAAGCACAATTTCCGCCATGCTCAGTACCTAGAATCTGTGCCTTTGGCTCAGCTGGAAAGACTTCACATAGTACTCCGAGATCATTTGCGGGGGCTAAGCATAGAAGAGAGTCTCGCTATACAAAGGAGTAGCGACCCGCATAAAGAAGATTTGAACAAGCTCAGCGATGAAGAACTGAGCCGCAGGAAGGCCCAGATGGATGTGCTGTTTGAGTGTAACCGCCGTCACAAGGATGATCCAGATTTTGTATATGACCTTGAGGTGAAATTTCctgaaaaaagtgtacaagaaCCTTGTAGCTGGGATGAAGACCAGTCAGATGATGGGTTTTAG
- the ing5a gene encoding inhibitor of growth protein 5a translates to MATAIYLEHYLDSIENLPCELQRNFTLMRELDNRTEEKKGEIDKLAEEYITNVRNLASEQRVEHLQKIQSAYSKCKEYSDDKVQLAMQTYEMVDKHIRRLDADLARFENELKEKLDVSGYESPDSRALKKGGGRGLKEKRGPKGRGRKSSDDDSPRKKKIKNSSELSESILPVHPSDVLDMPVDPNEPTYCLCHQVSYGEMIGCDNPDCPIEWFHFACVDLTTKPKGKWFCPRCTQERKKK, encoded by the exons ATGGCGACTGCTATTTACCTTGAACACTATCTTGACA GCATTGAAAATTTGCCATGTGAACTTCAGAGAAACTTTACACTGATGCGGGAGCTGGACAACAGGACAGAAG agaaaaaaggagaaatTGATAAGCTTGCAGAAGAATACATAACAAATGTACGGAACCTTGCATCTGAGCAGAGAGTGGAACACCTCCAGAAGATCCAGAGTGCTTACAGCAAATGTAAAGAATACAGTGATGACAAAGTTCAGCTTGCCATGCAGACATATGAAATG GTTGATAAGCACATCCGAAGGTTGGACGCAGATCTGGCTCGCTTTGAGAATGAGTTAAAGGAGAAACTGGATGTCAGTGGTTATGAGAGTCCTGATAGTAGAGCACTAAAAA aGGGAGGTGGAAGAGGGCTTAAGGAAAAGCGAGGCCCAAAAGGCAGAGGAAGAAAAAGCTCAGATGATGACTCACCgcgaaagaaaaaaataaaaaacag ctCTGAATTATCTGAATCCATCTTACCAGTACACCCCTCTGATGTCTTAGACATGCCAGTGGATCCCAATGAGCCTACGTACTGTTTGTGCCACCAAGTGTCATACGGAGAAATGATTGGCTGTGACAACCCAGAT TGTCCAATTGAGTGGTTTCACTTTGCTTGTGTGGATCTTACAACAAAGCCCAAAGGGAAATG GTTTTGTCCACGGTGCACCCAGGAGCGGAAGAAAAAATAa
- the impact gene encoding protein IMPACT isoform X2: MDTSLENSSDLQSQFEEIEALSSIYGDEWCVIDEASRIFCIRISEDIHGPKWSVCLQISLPENYPNKAPPKYQINAGWLRGPDRIRLSNCLEELYLQNAGESILYLWVEKIREFLIERTQANTGPDTNTALTTEEEVAYWDDFDISDFSALKLNTEHAHLFSSSSADEELPPIKHGETITDRRSSFQAHLAPVLTSKQIKMVIDQLYGNKKIAGATHNIYAYRIYCEDKRMFLQDCEDDGETAAGGRLLHLLQILDVRNVLVVVSRWYGGILLGPDRFKHINNCARNILIQEGYLESMDEGLHAGGKSRKSKIKKMK; encoded by the exons ATGGACACTAGTTTGGAAAACTCGAGTGATCTGCAGTCCCAA TTTGAAGAGATCGAAGCTCTTTCTTCTATATATGGTGATGAATGGTGTGTAATTGATGAGGCATCAAGAATATTCTGCATCAGAATATCAGAAGACATTCATGGACCAAAGTGGTCTGTCTGCTTGCAA ATCAGTCTCCCAGAAAACTACCCAAACAAAGCCCCTCCAAAATACCAAATAAA TGCAGGTTGGTTAAGAGGACCCGACAGAATCAGACTTTCAAATTGCCTAGAGGAGCTGTATCT GCAAAATGCTGGAGAGAGCATTCTTTATCTATGGGTGGAGAAAATCAGAGAATTCCTCATAGAAAGGACTCAGGCAAACACCG GTCCAGACACTAACACAGCATTGACAACAGAGGAAGAGGTTGCATACTGGGATGACTTTGATATCTCAGACTTCAGTGCTCTGAAACTCAACACAGAGCATGCTCACCTGTTTTCCAGCTCCTCAGCAG ATGAGGAGTTGCCACCAATTAAACATGGTGAAACAATTACTGACAGGCGGAGTTCCTTCCAGGCTCATTTAGCTCCAGTACTGACATCTAAACAG aTCAAGATGGTTATAGACCAACTGTATGGAAACAAGAAAATTGCAGGTGCCACTCACAACATCTACGCatacag GATATACTGTGAAGACAAAAGAATGTTTCTACAGGACTGTGAAGATGATGGAGAGACCGCTGCTGGTGGGAGGCTGCTCCATcttctgcag ATTCTGGATGTACGGAATGTGCTTGTAGTGGTCTCACGCTGGTATGGAGGAATACTTCTTGGCCCTGACCGTttcaaacacatcaacaactgtgccAGGAATATCCTTATCCAAGAGGGCTATCTAGAATCCATG gATGAAGGATTGCATGCCGGGGGGAAAAGTAGGAAGTCAAAGATAAAGAAGATGAAGTAA
- the impact gene encoding protein IMPACT isoform X1, translated as MDTSLENSSDLQSQFEEIEALSSIYGDEWCVIDEASRIFCIRISEDIHGPKWSVCLQISLPENYPNKAPPKYQINAGWLRGPDRIRLSNCLEELYLQNAGESILYLWVEKIREFLIERTQANTEGPDTNTALTTEEEVAYWDDFDISDFSALKLNTEHAHLFSSSSADEELPPIKHGETITDRRSSFQAHLAPVLTSKQIKMVIDQLYGNKKIAGATHNIYAYRIYCEDKRMFLQDCEDDGETAAGGRLLHLLQILDVRNVLVVVSRWYGGILLGPDRFKHINNCARNILIQEGYLESMDEGLHAGGKSRKSKIKKMK; from the exons ATGGACACTAGTTTGGAAAACTCGAGTGATCTGCAGTCCCAA TTTGAAGAGATCGAAGCTCTTTCTTCTATATATGGTGATGAATGGTGTGTAATTGATGAGGCATCAAGAATATTCTGCATCAGAATATCAGAAGACATTCATGGACCAAAGTGGTCTGTCTGCTTGCAA ATCAGTCTCCCAGAAAACTACCCAAACAAAGCCCCTCCAAAATACCAAATAAA TGCAGGTTGGTTAAGAGGACCCGACAGAATCAGACTTTCAAATTGCCTAGAGGAGCTGTATCT GCAAAATGCTGGAGAGAGCATTCTTTATCTATGGGTGGAGAAAATCAGAGAATTCCTCATAGAAAGGACTCAGGCAAACACCG aaGGTCCAGACACTAACACAGCATTGACAACAGAGGAAGAGGTTGCATACTGGGATGACTTTGATATCTCAGACTTCAGTGCTCTGAAACTCAACACAGAGCATGCTCACCTGTTTTCCAGCTCCTCAGCAG ATGAGGAGTTGCCACCAATTAAACATGGTGAAACAATTACTGACAGGCGGAGTTCCTTCCAGGCTCATTTAGCTCCAGTACTGACATCTAAACAG aTCAAGATGGTTATAGACCAACTGTATGGAAACAAGAAAATTGCAGGTGCCACTCACAACATCTACGCatacag GATATACTGTGAAGACAAAAGAATGTTTCTACAGGACTGTGAAGATGATGGAGAGACCGCTGCTGGTGGGAGGCTGCTCCATcttctgcag ATTCTGGATGTACGGAATGTGCTTGTAGTGGTCTCACGCTGGTATGGAGGAATACTTCTTGGCCCTGACCGTttcaaacacatcaacaactgtgccAGGAATATCCTTATCCAAGAGGGCTATCTAGAATCCATG gATGAAGGATTGCATGCCGGGGGGAAAAGTAGGAAGTCAAAGATAAAGAAGATGAAGTAA